The following DNA comes from Halostagnicola kamekurae.
CACTCGAGGCGGGCGAACCGACGATCGTCTACGATATCGCGCCCAGCGACGTCGACGGGTACGATTTCGTTGTCGTCGGAACGACCGGCGAGTTCGATCGGTTCGGACGGTCGATACTCACCGATCCCGCCGTCACGGGTGACGGTTTCGTCGCGGGGTACACGGACGCCGGCGAACGGCGGTGGCTCGAGGTGCTCGAGAACCAGCCGCTTTTCTGTGCGCTGCGGACGCCCTCGGGCGTCGTCGCGGGCGGCGCTCGAGACGGAAACGGGTGGGTGGGAACGGCCGATCGAACGGACTTCGAGACCGACGATCCGGGTGTCGTCACCGCGCTCTCGCGCGGATACGGACGCGAGGTAGTCGCCGCGGGAAGGCGAATCGAAGACGGAGCACCCGCAGCCTGGGCGCGGACCGTCTCGGTCGGGAGCGGGACCGACCGACCCGAGACGCCGTCGAACGACGGACCGGCCGAGTTCCTCGATTGCCAGCGCGTTCGAATCGACGGAGATTATACGGACGTTATCGCTCGCGTCACGTTCGACCCCGGCGACGGCCAGGTCGGAAATATCGTCGAACCGATCGGTGGCGTCGACGGAAACAGACTTATCGACGTCGTAGCCGAGTTCGACGTCGATCCGACCACCGCCGCCCTGACCTCCGTCGAACTGTTCACGTCCGACGGCATCGCGGTTCCCGGCCTCGGCGACGACGAAATACGGAACCCGAACCTGAGTGCGTGTTTCGACGACGTGCTCGGCCACCTCGACATCGACTCACTGGGCCAGTGACGAGTTGCAGTATCGAAATGAAAAACTCGGCAAAAGCGTCAGACGGAGGGCAGACGAGCGTCATCGGAGGATCACCGGAGTTTATATAACGGAACGTGGCAGCGAAGTATATGACACGCGAAGAACTGATGAGCGTTCGAGTCGCCGAGAAAATCGCAGCTCGTGAAGGGGTACCCTCTTCTGAACTGACGCCGCCGATGTACAACGTTATCGACACGGACGCGCTCGACTCACTCTATCGCTCGACCCGCGACGGTCAGGTCAAACCGAGCCTCGAGTTCACGTACAACGGCTACTTCGTTCGCATCGATTCCTCCGGGCGGATTCACGTCGACGAGACGGCGACGACCCCCGACCCCGACGCCCACGGATTGAGCTGTTGAGAGAGACGCATTCACGTTCTATCGCTTCGTGCGGCTATCGGACCGAGTGAGAGACCGAGCTACCCCGATCAGTAATCGCTAAAGAACCCGAATTCCTCACCGCTACGGTGAATATAGTCCGTTTCCAGAACGTCACTAACCGTCCGGCCGAGTTCGTTTAGCTCCTCTTCGATACCTTGGATCTCCCCCCGATCGAATCTGTCATCGTATGGTGCTGGCAAATCCTCGGGGACGGCGGGTGCCCGGTACCCGACGTCTTCCGCGGCCACATTCCAGTAGAAATCGAACGCATCGATCAGTCCAAGCTCACGTACGAACTGGAATTCATCCACTTCCATATACGTCTGATCCTGCCATTCGTCGAATCCGGTTTCCCAGGCACCCTCCTGGAGGAACGTCGCTAACGCTTCGCGAGGGGTACTATCGCCGACCCGTTCGTCCGGTTCGACGACGGCGTCGTAGTCGCCCGGAGACGGTGGACTGTCGAGCGTCGGTGGTTCGGGGATATCGACATCGAGTGACATACTACGAGTTCGTTCGACAGAGATTTGATGGTTTCTATCACGGTGCTTGTCTCTCTGATTCACCGATGTGTTTCGATTTCGGCATCCGATTTGTCGATCAGCTCCGCTCGGTCCGACTCGGCCAGCCGTCGCATTGGCGTGCATCCAACCGGTCGTCGGTCATTGCGACCCACCGGATTTCGTTCCAGCTCAATCGATAGTGACAGGTATCTGGCTTGAGCTGTTCCCAGTAGATGGTTTGCATGGAGGGGGCGTTTCCGTCCGCGGGGGTTATCGGGAGGTCCTCCCCGGGTGGTTCGGCCTGCTGTTGATTCGTTTGCAGCGTCGGTTTCGGTGGCGGCGAATCGAGGTGCCAGACGACTCCGCCGAGAACGAGCACACCGACGAGCAATACGATGACGACACTCGCCAACAGACTGTTGTTCGTTCGGGAAATATCGTCACGGCGATCGTCTGTCGACTCTGTGCGCAGCGCGATTACGCGCTCTACGGTGACCGCAACTCCCAGTGCGATGAACGAAAGCAACAGGAACGCATCCGTCGAGCCGTCGAGATCGACGAACAGTACCTGCAGGGTGAGAATCACGCCTCCGACCGGTATCCACCAGCGCGAGTCCAAATCGCGGACGGCTGCCCGGCCCCAGCCGTAGAGCGCCACAGGAAAGATCACCGCTCCGTAGCCGAACACCAGCAATATCGAGTAGACGCGTTCGGCCAGAGTATACGGTCCGCCGGCGCGCAGCGGCGCGACGATCGACTGGACGACCATGGGAACGAAAGCCCCCGCGGCCGCGAATACGACGACGACGATCCCGGTCACGACGCCACCGCCCGCGATGGCCCTGACCGCGGCTCGTCCGCCGTATCGCTGATAGGCCATCCCGACGATCAGTGGCGCGAAGACGGCCCCCGACTGCCACGATCCGGCGGAGAGCGCCGCGGCGACCCCCGCGAGAAATGGGCGGTCGCGGAGGACGAGTACGAGCGCGAGCGATCCGAAAAACAGCGCGTAGAACTGCGCTCTGACCCCTTCCAGAGAGAGGACGACGAGTTCCGGAACGATCAGCATCGCGAGGCCGGCGGCGATCGCCGCAACGTGCTCTTCGGTCACGAGATACGCAGTCCAGCCCACGAGCAGGACGCTCGAGGCCGCGACGAGCACCGTGAGTGCGGTGCTCAGACCATGGAGGACGAGCATGTCCCCGCCGGAGAGGACGGCGAGCACGGCCGTAATGGCGAATGGAACGGGCGGGTTCACATCCCAGACGTCGACGTATGGAACGCCGCCGTGAACGATGTACCAGCCCGTGTGCTGGAAGAACGCCGGATCCGTTGCGAGCGTGGGCCACCTGGTCTGTACGTAGCGGACGGACGCGATAGCGAACAGGACCGCGACTATCGGACCGAGGACGACGAGCCAACGGGCGTGGATCTCGGAGAGTGAACGCGGCGACATAGTTGGGAATTCGTCGGGACCGACTCGTCAGATTCGCTGGGAGACTTTCTTCGCGATGGTGAGTGCTCCCTGATCCCACGCGACGCGGTGATCGAGGCCGGTTTCGTCTGCCGCTTCGTCCGACGCGTCGTGCTCTAAGTACCAGTCGTACGTCTCCACGAGCGCCTCTCGATTGGAGTACGTCGGCTCCCAGCCGAGCCCTTTCAGTTTCTCGACCGAGACGTAGGAGTCCTCGTGGGCTGTCTCGTAGACCCATGGGTAGAGCGGAGAGAGGTTCAGGCGATCCAGGACGCGCAGGACTGCAACCGTGAGGAAGGCCGGCGTTCCGATTGTGCGCTTGCCCGTATCCGCGTAATCGATTGGCGCCTGAAAATCCGCTTTCATGGTCGTGAACTCATCCGTGCCGACGTTGAACGTGTCGTTGGCCGCCGCCTCGTCGGCGGTGAGCAGCAGGTCGATCGCGGTGAGGAGGTCGTGGACGTGCAACAGTTGGTACCGGTTGTTTCCCCACCCGACGAGCGGGACGTTCGCGCCGTCTTCGATCCAGTCGAACAACACCTGAAACACGCCGAGCCGTTTCGGCCCGATGAACGTTTTCGGACGAAGGATGGGGACGCACAGCCCCATGCGCCGGAAGTCTTCGCACACCTTCTCGGCCTGTATCTTGGCCTCGCCGTAGGGACCGACCCCCTCGAGCGGCGACCGCTCGGTGATGGGATGCGTGTCGTGGGTCCCGTACACCGCGGTCGAAGAGACGTAACAGACCCGTTCGACGCCGGCTTCTTTCGCCGCCCAGAGCACGTTTCGCGTCCCGTCGATGGTCGTCTCTCGGATGCGGTCTGCGTCCCACAGCGGGAGCGCGGCCGCGGCGTGGACAACGGCCGTGGCGTCGCTGCGCTCGAGGGCGTCGGCCACGGAGCTTTCGCTTCGCACGTCTCCCTCGACGTAATCGATTCCGTCCGCGTCGTCGTCCGCCTCGAAGGGCTTCAGATCGAACGCGGTAACGTCCCACCCTTGATCCCGGAAGTACTGGCACGCGTGGAGACCGAGGAATCCGGTTCCCCCCGTCACGAGCAGGGAACCGGCGGCGGTACCGTCGTCGCGTTCACTCTCGCTCATTGCGGTATCGAACTATTTCTCGAGACGACGGGTGAATAGTGTATCGCCGAGTAACACCTGTCTAACCAGCAGTATCGGCCGTCGGCTAACGAAAAGGAGTTATTACGATACCGCGCGAGTAGGATGGCCGAATCGAGCGATGCGTATCGTACGTTCGTCTGACCGTTTCATCAACACATATCGTGCGCTCAACTGACCGTTTCATCGGTAGTCGGATATTACGGGCTGGAACGGATTTCGGATAAGCCGGGTTTTTTTGCCACTATATGTCGGAGTGAGACCGATCGATGGCCCGAGCATACACCACTCATCGCCGGGTCGCAGTGACCGTTTCGGGATTGGCCAAGGAGATCCGTCCCTGGCAGTGGTACAAACAGGGCATCCTGCTGCTGGGGCTCGTTTTCTCGGGACGCCTCTTCGATCCGGTCGCCGTTACGGACGTCACCGTCGGGATCGTCGCCTTCTGTGCCATCGCGGGCGCGACGTACATCGGTA
Coding sequences within:
- a CDS encoding HalOD1 output domain-containing protein, which produces MTREELMSVRVAEKIAAREGVPSSELTPPMYNVIDTDALDSLYRSTRDGQVKPSLEFTYNGYFVRIDSSGRIHVDETATTPDPDAHGLSC
- a CDS encoding DolP-mannose mannosyltransferase, with the protein product MSPRSLSEIHARWLVVLGPIVAVLFAIASVRYVQTRWPTLATDPAFFQHTGWYIVHGGVPYVDVWDVNPPVPFAITAVLAVLSGGDMLVLHGLSTALTVLVAASSVLLVGWTAYLVTEEHVAAIAAGLAMLIVPELVVLSLEGVRAQFYALFFGSLALVLVLRDRPFLAGVAAALSAGSWQSGAVFAPLIVGMAYQRYGGRAAVRAIAGGGVVTGIVVVVFAAAGAFVPMVVQSIVAPLRAGGPYTLAERVYSILLVFGYGAVIFPVALYGWGRAAVRDLDSRWWIPVGGVILTLQVLFVDLDGSTDAFLLLSFIALGVAVTVERVIALRTESTDDRRDDISRTNNSLLASVVIVLLVGVLVLGGVVWHLDSPPPKPTLQTNQQQAEPPGEDLPITPADGNAPSMQTIYWEQLKPDTCHYRLSWNEIRWVAMTDDRLDARQCDGWPSRTERS
- a CDS encoding NAD-dependent epimerase/dehydratase family protein, whose amino-acid sequence is MSESERDDGTAAGSLLVTGGTGFLGLHACQYFRDQGWDVTAFDLKPFEADDDADGIDYVEGDVRSESSVADALERSDATAVVHAAAALPLWDADRIRETTIDGTRNVLWAAKEAGVERVCYVSSTAVYGTHDTHPITERSPLEGVGPYGEAKIQAEKVCEDFRRMGLCVPILRPKTFIGPKRLGVFQVLFDWIEDGANVPLVGWGNNRYQLLHVHDLLTAIDLLLTADEAAANDTFNVGTDEFTTMKADFQAPIDYADTGKRTIGTPAFLTVAVLRVLDRLNLSPLYPWVYETAHEDSYVSVEKLKGLGWEPTYSNREALVETYDWYLEHDASDEAADETGLDHRVAWDQGALTIAKKVSQRI